The following nucleotide sequence is from Basilea psittacipulmonis DSM 24701.
CCTTTGATTTCGCCTTGCCATGCCAATACTTGTTCAAAATGTAGTTCAACGGTGTGGGTAGGATATTCAAAGTTCATCACTAACCAAGGATAGGATTGGGTTACATCGATATTAAGTTCTTCCTTTAACTCCCTTGCCAGTGCTTTTGAAACCGTTTCTCCAGCTTCAATTTTGCCCCCTGGGAATTCCCACCAGTCTTCCCAAGATTTTCCTTTGGGACGTTGAGCCATTAAGACCTTAGATTGATCTTTTGAATAAATAATTCCTACTGCTACGTTAAGATGAGGTTTTTGCATAAAAAAACTTCCTTATTTTTGTAGATATTTTGCTGTCCAGTATTTGGCAAAATGACGGGCGATTCGACCTGAACGCGATCCTCTTTGGGTGGCCCATTGTAAGGCTTCTGTATGAGAGGCTGAGATGTGCTGTTCTGGACAGTTGAGCTGACGCAACCAATAATCGACAATATTTAAATATTCATCTTGGGTGAAACTATAAAAAGTCAACCATAAACCAAAGCGTTCAGATAAAGAGACTTTTTCTTCGATCGATTCGCTAGGATGTAAATCGCCATTCACGTAGTGTGAATCCAAGTTATCTTGCATTTTTTCGGGCATGAGATGGCGACGATTGGAGGTGGCGTAAATCAAAATATTTTCTGTGCTGGCCGATACAGAACCGTCCAAAATAGACTTTAATTCTTTGTATCCAGCCTCGCCTTCTTCAAAAGATAAATCATCACAGAAGATAATAAATTTTTCAGGGCGACCAGAGACGAGGGTGATAATTTGATTTAAATCTTTGAGATCGGATTTATCGATTTCAATGAGTCTGAGACCTTTATTGGCATATTTATCCAACATAGCTTTAACCAAAGAACTCTTTCCTGTTCCTCGAGAACCTGTCATTAACACATTATTAGCAGGCAGACCTTGAAGAAATTGATAGGTGTTTTGATCGATAGCTTCTTTTTGTTTGTCAACAAAATGTAAGTCTTCTGGATGAATTAAAGCAAGATGATGGATAGGGGCTAGGTAAGCGGTGTGTCCTTTCTTTTCCCATCGAAATGCTTTGGCATTCCAATCCGTTGGGGTGGGCAAAGGAGGAAGAAAGTGTTCAAGCTGAGAAAGGACGGTAAGTGCTTTATTAATCAATAATTCGATGTTGGATTTTTGCATTTTTTTGCCTTATTGGTTAGCCAAAATAAAATATTTAAGCTATTATAAGCGTTTCCAATACTTAAAATTTGACTTTTTTTATGAGTATTACAACGATTGTTGCACCGATTGAAAATGACATGAAAGCTGTGGATGCAGTGATTCGTGAACGTTTAAATTCTGATGTGGTGATGATTCGCACGATTGGCGAGTACATCATTAGTGCAGGAGGCAAGCGTATGCGACCTGCTCTGGTTTTGATGGTAGCTAATGCTTTGGGATATAGTGGACATTTGCATCATTTGCTGGCGGCGACAGTAGAGTTTATTCATACTTCTACGTTGCTACATGATGATGTGGTGGATGAGTCAGAATTAAGACGAGGCAGAAGTACCGCTAATTCAGTGTTTGGTAATGCGGCCAGTGTATTGGTGGGTGATTATTTATATTCACGATCTTTTGAAATGATGGTGGATGTAAATGAGATGAAAATCATGCAGATCATGTCAAACGCAACGACAGTCATTGCTGAGGGTGAAGTGCTACAGTTGTTGAATGTGCATGATCCCGATATTACCGTAGAACGCTATATGCAGGTAATTCATTATAAAACAGCAAAATTATTTGAAGCATCAGCCCAAGTCGCTGCGGTGATAAGCGGGGCCAATCACGAGGTTGAGCAAGCAGCCGCTGCTTATGGAAGACATATTGGTGCTGCATTCCAATTGATCGATGATGTGTTGGATTATGCAGGAGATGTGGCTGCATTAGGA
It contains:
- a CDS encoding ATP-binding protein, whose amino-acid sequence is MQKSNIELLINKALTVLSQLEHFLPPLPTPTDWNAKAFRWEKKGHTAYLAPIHHLALIHPEDLHFVDKQKEAIDQNTYQFLQGLPANNVLMTGSRGTGKSSLVKAMLDKYANKGLRLIEIDKSDLKDLNQIITLVSGRPEKFIIFCDDLSFEEGEAGYKELKSILDGSVSASTENILIYATSNRRHLMPEKMQDNLDSHYVNGDLHPSESIEEKVSLSERFGLWLTFYSFTQDEYLNIVDYWLRQLNCPEQHISASHTEALQWATQRGSRSGRIARHFAKYWTAKYLQK
- the ispB gene encoding octaprenyl diphosphate synthase, with amino-acid sequence MSITTIVAPIENDMKAVDAVIRERLNSDVVMIRTIGEYIISAGGKRMRPALVLMVANALGYSGHLHHLLAATVEFIHTSTLLHDDVVDESELRRGRSTANSVFGNAASVLVGDYLYSRSFEMMVDVNEMKIMQIMSNATTVIAEGEVLQLLNVHDPDITVERYMQVIHYKTAKLFEASAQVAAVISGANHEVEQAAAAYGRHIGAAFQLIDDVLDYAGDVAALGKNVGDDLREGKPTLPLIRAMQVGSPEQAALIRSAIETGEGDFEAVANIIHDTDALSYTREMAVKEAMLAKEALSVFPASKFKESMLALADFSVSRDR